From a region of the Alosa sapidissima isolate fAloSap1 chromosome 9, fAloSap1.pri, whole genome shotgun sequence genome:
- the ccdc85al gene encoding coiled-coil domain containing 85A, like gives MEKATQPQLQLSISKGTESPAEDIVNLSDEELLKWTKEELVRRLRRSEADKMSVIMDHANLIREVNRSLQLHLNEIRGLKDVNQKLQEDNRELRDLCCFLDDDRQKGKRVSREWQRLGRYSASIMRKEVTLYLQKLKELEQRQEEVIKENLELKELCLLLEEERHGGERGGVGVTGVGGGGGGGVGSGGTTGPGCRSSIDSQSSLLMVPGTGLLMRDVGDGSSTSSAGSADSSDHHLHHLHLHKQTLLAGGGGGGGMMGSSSSSPEHLHKPRTSVGGGGGGGSGGGGGEVSSPEHFPTRHRSTSLDYPYTLPQPCRPRCGSISVPDHRVMRGLSPEKYSRSGGGGGGLGVGRRSPEQRPKHGAHDSPLQKQQQQYHHHTHPHAHHPQHHHHHQLGSGPSSPMGSLEFFQRHRGSVGSMGSGCGSPEPRQGSLLGTPEHHNKCGGGGVGGGGGGGSGSPETLRHQYGVSPEHGGVGKFGSPGRDGVQRRPTGDEVSPHHRSIYNGMNALISAGCCSTNCRNVKMWDSFDASS, from the exons ATGGAGAAAGCTACCCAGCCCCAGCTGCAGCTGTCAATATCCAAGGGGACGGAAAGTCCGGCAGAGGATATTGTAAATTTGTCGGACGAGGAGCTTTTGAAGTGGACCAAGGAGGAGTTGGTGCGGCGGCTGCGTAGGTCTGAAGCGGACAAGATGAGCGTCATTATGGACCACGCCAATCTGATCCGCGAGGTCAACCGCAGCCTCCAGTTGCATCTGAACGAGATTCGGGGGTTGAAG GACGTGAACCAGAAGCTGCAGGAGGACAACCGCGAGCTGCGCGACCTCTGCTGCTTCCTGGACGACGACCGCCAGAAAGGCAAGCGGGTGTCGCGCGAGTGGCAGCGCCTGGGCCGCTACAGCGCCAGCATCATGCGCAAGGAGGTGACGCTCTACCTGCAGAAGCTCAAGGAGCTGGAGCAGCGGCAGGAGGAGGTGATCAAGGAGAACCTGGAGCTCAAGGAGCTGTGTctgctgctggaggaggagcggcacgggggggagaggggaggtgtTGGGGTGACCGgagtgggtggaggaggaggaggaggcgtggGGAGCGGGGGGACAACTGGACCTGGCTGCCGGAGCTCCATCGATAGCCAGAGCAGCCTGCTGATGGTGCCTGGTACGGGGCTCCTGATGAGGGATGTTGGCGATGGGAGCAGCACCTCCAGCGCCGGGAGCGCCGACAGCTCcgaccaccacctccaccacctccacctgcaCAAGCAGACCCTGCtggctggaggaggag gaggaggagggatgatggggagcagcagcagcagccccgaGCACCTCCACAAGCCCAGGACCTCAGTGggaggcggtgggggtgggggctcgGGAGGAGGTGGGGGCGAGGTGTCCAGTCCCGAGCACTTCCCCACGCGCCACCGCAGCACCAGCCTGGACTACCCGTACACCCTGCCCCAGCCTTGCCGCCCGCGCTGCGGCTCCATCTCCGTGCCCGACCACCGCGTGATGCGGGGGCTCAGCCCGGAGAAGTACAGCCGCtcgggcggcggcggcggtggccTCGGCGTGGGCCGCAGGAGCCCCGAGCAGCGGCCCAAGCACGGCGCCCACGACTCCCCTCTccagaaacagcagcagcagtaccaccaccacacccaccCGCACGCCCACCacccccagcaccaccaccaccaccagctggGCTCCGGCCCCAGCAGCCCCATGGGCAGTCTGGAGTTCTTCCAGAGGCACCGGGGCAGCGTGGGCAGCATGGGCAGTGGCTGTGGCAGCCCGGAGCCCAGGCAGGGCTCGCTGCTGGGCACCCCCGAGCACCACAACAAGTGCGGTGGTGGTGgcgttggtggtggtggcggcggtggCAGCGGCAGCCCAGAGACGCTGCGGCACCAGTACGGTGTGAGTCCGGAGCACGGCGGCGTAGGGAAGTTCGGCAGCCCCGGCCGAGACGGCGTGCAGCGGAGGCCGACAGGGGACGAAGTCTCGCCCCACCACAGGAGCATTTACAACGGAATGAACG